The Lycium barbarum isolate Lr01 chromosome 12, ASM1917538v2, whole genome shotgun sequence genome includes a region encoding these proteins:
- the LOC132623823 gene encoding laccase-11-like, with product MAKQTSFLGFLVFGFLCFICLPAEAALKKYQFDVKVSNVSRLCHAKQMVTVNGRFPGPNIYAREGDRVQINVTNYAQYNLSIHWHGLKQYRNGWADGPAYITQCPIQTGNSYVYDFNVTGQRGTLWWHAHILWLRATVYGAIVILPQQGTPFPFPQPDREEVLVLGEWWNSDVEQVEKQGNALGIPPNMSDAHTINGKPGPLFPCSEKHTFAMEVEKGKTYMLRIVNAALNDELFLALANHTFTVVEIDAVYTKPFTTEAILIAPGQTTNVLVRANQVPGRYFMAARAFMDAPISVDNKTATAIFQYKGIPEIVLPKLPTLPAQNDSDFALSYSSKLKSLNTPKYPANVPLKVDRHLLFTVGLGINPCPTCINGTRLTASLNNISFTMPQTALLQSHYFNIKGVYTPDFPDKPPTPFNFTGAPLTANLRTNLGTRISKIAFNSTVELVIQDTNLLSVESHPFHLHGYNFFVVGTGLGNFNPKKDPAKYNLIDPIERNTVGVPTGGWTAIRFRADNPGVWFFHCHLELHTGWGLKTAFLVEDGPGSDQNILPPPKDLPRC from the exons ATGGCAAAGCAGACAAGTTTCTTAGGCTTCCTTGTCTTTGGATTTCTCTGTTTCATTTGTCTACCTGCTGAAGCTGCCCTTAAAAAATATCAATTTGAT GTTAAAGTGTCAAATGTGAGCAGATTGTGCCATGCAAAACAAATGGTAACAGTAAATGGGAGATTTCCGGGGCCAAATATATATGCTAGAGAAGGAGATAGAGTTCAAATCAATGTTACTAACTATGCACAATATAACTTGTCTATCCATTG GCATGGTTTGAAACAATATCGTAATGGTTGGGCAGACGGACCGGCTTACATAACTCAGTGCCCTATCCAGACAGGAAATAGTTATGTTTATGACTTCAATGTAACAGGACAAAGAGGAACCTTATGGTGGCATGCACATATTCTTTGGCTAAGGGCAACCGTCTATGGTGCAATAGTCATCCTCCCACAGCAAGGAACTCCCTTCCCTTTTCCACAACCAGATAGGGAAGAAGTACTCGTACTAG GAGAATGGTGGAATTCTGATGTTGAACAAGTCGAGAAACAAGGAAATGCATTGGGTATTCCTCCTAATATGTCTGATGCTCACACGATTAATGGAAAGCCAGGGCCTCTTTTTCCATGTTCTGAGAAAC ATACATTTGCCATGGAAGTTGAAAAAGGAAAGACATACATGTTGAGAATTGTCAACGCTGCTCTTAATGATGAGCTCTTTTTGGCCCTGGCTAATCATACCTTCACAGTGGTGGAAATTGATGCAGTCTACACGAAACCATTCACCACAGAGGCCATTCTGATTGCACCAGGCCAGACTACAAACGTTCTGGTTCGTGCAAACCAAGTTCCAGGAAGATACTTCATGGCCGCAAGGGCCTTCATGGATGCTCCAATCAGTGTGGATAACAAGACTGCTACTGCTATATTTCAGTACAAGGGAATCCCAGAAATTGTTCTGCCAAAACTTCCAACCTTGCCTGCACAAAATGACTCAGACTTTGCCTTGAGCTATAGCTCTAAACTCAAAAGCCTTAATACACCCAAATATCCAGCAAACGTTCCCCTAAAAGTTGATCGACACCTCTTGTTTACAGTTGGCCTAGGGATAAATCCTTGTCCCACCTGTATAAATGGAACTCGGCTAACAGCTTCTCTGAACAACATTTCCTTTACAATGCCACAAACTGCACTTCTTCAATCTCATTACTTCAACATTAAGGGTGTGTACACTCCAGACTTCCCCGACAAACCACCTACTCCGTTCAATTTTACAGGAGCTCCCCTTACAGCCAACCTAAGGACAAATCTAGGCACAAGAATCAGTAAAATTGCTTTCAATTCCACTGTTGAATTAGTAATCCAAGACACCAATTTGTTGTCGGTGGAATCACATCCTTTCCATCTCCATGGCTATAATTTCTTCGTGGTTGGAACTGGCCTCGGAAACTTTAACCCCAAAAAGGATCCAGCAAAATATAACTTGATTGATCCTATAGAAAGAAATACTGTTGGCGTTCCAACTGGTGGTTGGACTGCTATTCGGTTCAGAGCTGATAATCCAG GGGTCTGGTTCTTCCACTGTCATCTGGAGTTGCATACTGGTTGGGGACTAAAAACAGCATTTTTAGTGGAAGATGGGCCAGGATCAGATCAAAATATTCTGCCTCCACCAAAGGACCTTCCACGCTGCTAA
- the LOC132623286 gene encoding tubby-like F-box protein 5, with product MSFKSIVREMKDGIGNISRRGAERKHWSNRTRSHIVPDVALSDPIEQGQWANLPPELLLDIIRRVEESEASWPARSVIVFCASVCKSWREITKETVKTPEECGRLTFPISLKQPGPRESPIQCFIKRDRANSVYRLYFGMTPSEDERDKLLLAAKKIRRATSTDFVISLVADDFSRASKTYAGKLRSNFLGTKFSIYDSQPPSDAAIQQPGRLSRRFHAKQVSPRVPACNYRVATISYELNVLRTRGPRRMHCAMHSIPLSSIQEGGTAPTPISFPQSFDDKSFSAPLSKAKESATDISSSGLSRSAVTVTSQEPLVLKNKAPRWHEQLQCWCLNFKGRVTVASVKNFQLVAAVDPSHNIPVAEQEKVILQFGKIGKDIFTMDYRYPLSAFQAFAICLSSFDTKPACE from the exons ATGTCTTTCAAGAGCATTGTTCGTGAGATGAAAGATGGGATAGGAAATATATCGAGGAGGGGAGCAGAAAGAAAGCATTGGAGCAACAGAACCCGGTCACATATAGTCCCTGATGTGGCCCTTTCTGATCCCATTGAACAAGGGCAATGGGCTAATTTACCACCTGAACTTCTTTTGGATATTATCCGCAGGGTTGAAGAGAGCGAGGCATCATGGCCGGCTCGTTCTGTCATTGTCTTTTGTGCATCTGTTTGCAAATCATGGAGGGAAATTACAAAGGAGACTGTTAAGACTCCTGAGGAATGTGGTAGGCTTACCTTTCCCATTTCACTCAAGCAG CCGGGTCCCCGTGAATCCCCAATCCAGTGCTTTATCAAACGGGACAGAGCTAATTCAGTTTATCGCCTCTACTTTGGCATGACTCCAT CTGAGGATGAGAGGGATAAACTATTGTTGGCCGCAAAAAAGATCAGAAGGGCAACAAGCACAGACTTTGTGATATCACTGGTTGCAGATGATTTTTCTCGGGCTAGCAAAACATATGCTGGCAAGCTGAG GTCTAACTTTCTTGGGACCAAGTTTTCCATATATGATAGCCAACCTCCAAGTGATGCAGCCATTCAGCAACCTGGTAGACTCAGTCGGAGATTTCATGCAAAGCAAGTTTCTCCAAGAGTACCTGCGTGCAACTACAGAGTAGCTACCATTTCATATGAACTCAATGTTCTTCGTACAAGAGGACCTCGGAGAATGCATTGCGCCATGCACTCTATCCCTTTGTCTTCAATCCAGGAAGGAGGCACTGCTCCAACACCTATATCATTCCCACAATCTTTTGATGACAAGTCATTTTCGGCACCACTCTCAAAAGCAAAGGAGTCAGCTACGGATATCAGCTCATCTGGCCTTTCAAGGTCAGCAGTGACAGTGACTTCTCAAGAGCCGCTTGTGCTAAAAAACAAGGCTCCTAGGTGGCATGAACAATTGCAGTGCTGGTGCTTAAATTTTAAAGGCCGTGTAACTGTGGCTTCTGTGAAAAATTTTCAGCTAGTGGCAGCAGTTGATCCGTCTCACAATATACCAGTCGCAGAACAAGAAAAAGTAATTTTACAGTTCGGCAAAATTGGAAAAGACATCTTCACCATGGACTACCGCTATCCACTTTCTGCTTTCCAAGCTTTTGCAATCTGCTTGAGCAGCTTTGACACCAAACCGGCATGCGAATGA
- the LOC132624660 gene encoding uncharacterized protein LOC132624660, whose protein sequence is MINTIIWNIRGIGSRGAFDRLKKITHIHKATFVALQEPFVHNAVINKNKIQKYKRKLGFTNAVTNKNGKIWCLWDDDFKCKVISDHNQQLTLEIQHSSHNEGFVVTIVYAKTSSRKRKRLWENLRTLNSHINKPWSIMGDFNNIIEAEEKQGGRQHRLSRSLEFVGCMDDCNMMDAGYSGDKFTWTNARRLRGRILMRLDRVMYNDHWSQKFPIVNTRHLPRTGSDHRVLLMKCDSKEPPRTKYFKFLNFWTEQDDFMDMVKNSWHSDVRGNPMWILQQKLKRLSNCLSHWSKNSICNVFEKVKELEEQVEKAEARYTTYNTDLNRSLLHSKYVEQIYWVNKETSMLRQKARIKWQEEGDSNTRYFHSVIRQKRKKAQLYRNKNEQDQWIQGDDKIADAATRHFSKLFS, encoded by the coding sequence ATGATTAATACAATCATATGGAATATAAGAGGGATAGGCTCTAGAGGAGCCTTTGATAGACTCAAAAAAATCACTCATATTCACAAGGCCACTTTTGTGGCACTTCAAGAACCTTTTGTTCACAATGCTGTCATCAACAAGAACAAAATACAGAAATACAAAAGAAAGCTGGGATTTACTAATGCTGTCACAAACAAGAATGGCAAGATATGGTGCTTATGGGATGATGATTTCAAATGTAAGGTGATCAGTGATCACAATCAACAGCTCACTCTGGAAATTCAGCATAGTAGTCACAATGAAGGTTTTGTTGTAACAATAGTCTATGCTAAAACTTCCTCTAGGAAGAGGAAGAGACTGTGGGAAAACTTGAGGACCTTGAATAGTCATATAAACAAACCATGGTCTATAATGGGGGATTTCAATAACATCATAGAAGCTGAGGAGAAGCAAGGGGGAAGACAACATAGACTAAGCAGAAGTTTGGAGTTTGTTGGTTGTATGGATGATTGCAACATGATGGATGCTGGATATTCTGGGGATAAATTCACTTGGACTAATGCCAGAAGATTGAGAGGAAGGATCCTGATGAGGCTGGATAGAGTCATGTATAATGATCATTGGTCTCAGAAATTCCCTATTGTCAATACCAGGCATCTCCCAAGAACAGGTTCAGATCACAGGGTACTTCTTATGAAATGTGACAGTAAGGAACCTCCAAGGACTAAATATTTCAAATTCTTAAATTTCTGGACTGAACAAGATGATTTCATGGATATGGTGAAAAATTCCTGGCATTCTGATGTGAGGGGTAATCCCATGTGGATTCTACAACAAAAATTAAAAAGGCTGAGCAACTGCCTAAGCCACTGGTCAAAAAACAGCATTTGTAATGTGTTTGAGAAAGTGAAAGAGCTGGAAGAACAAGTGGAAAAGGCTGAAGCCCGGTATACTACTTACAACACTGATCTAAACAGAAGTCTTCTTCATTCTAAGTATGTTGAGCAAATTTATTGGGTTAATAAGGAGACTTCTATGCTGAGGCAAAAAGCCAGGATCAAATGGCAAGAGGAGGGAGACAGTAACACTAGATACTTTCACAGTGTCATtagacaaaaaaggaaaaaagcacAGCTGTACAGAAATAAAAATGAGCAGGATCAATGGATTCAAGGGGATGATAAAATTGCTGATGCTGCCACTAGACATTTTAGCAAATTGTTTTCTTAG